Genomic window (Chondrocystis sp. NIES-4102):
TAGCAGTTCCATTATCAATAGCCGATAACCAAGGAGCAGCTATTAAACTACTGGATTTGCTAGTTAAAATACTAATAGATATCATTACCATTAATAAAATAAACAATGGTTTCCACCTTCTTGTATATATATAAGGAAATATAAAACTAAATATAGCAAAAACGCAGGATATCCAAATTTCCCTTTTAGATAGATAAACAAAGTGATTTTGCTGTGGCTTGATTATCTTTTCAGGTGCTTCTTCTGCAGCAAGCAAGGAATCAGAATCATCGGCAATTGTTGGGCAAGATTGCTCGTCCCAATATTCATCATTTGTTGTATAACTAACTTGTTCTGATTGAATCTGTTGGGGTGATTCTGGAATAATATCTGGTTGTTGAGCGACTATAAAATCAGTTCTTAAAGATTCTAGTTCCGCCTCCTCTTGTTGAAGTTTTACTAAATTATCTTTCGTTTGGTTTAACTTTTTAATCTGCTTTTGTAATAACTTTTTATGTTCGTTACGTTCAATTGGATCGCTGATTGCAGTATCTATCGTTTCTAATTCTGCTGTGAGTAATTTTAGTTTGTTTTCTAGTTTTAAAATCGACACGAGCTTATATTTATTTAAAATATTATAATTTGATACCTTATTATTGCCATTATAAAAATCACATTTAAAGATACAAATCACAAAAAAATAAGATAGCGATCGCTAAGAAAAAAATAATTAGTATATGTAGATATTGCTAATTATTAAAAAAATGAGGGAATTATAAAAATTATAGTCGTTCTCTAAATTACTAATGAAGGCAAAATTTATTTTCTCTATAACAACATCGCTTTTTATTTTTTTTATAGCAAATTTGAGTAATTCAACAAGAGAAATTGAAAATTTTAACTACAACCAATCTAACATTGATAGTCATTTAATCAACAAAAAACAAACGCAACAAGTTAAACCAGAAACTTTAGTAAAAGATTTTAAAAATGAGACAAGACTAAAAAAGATGGTTAAGATCCAAAATATACCAATAGCACCTCAAGAATCAGAGGAACAGCAAATATTTCATCAAATTCTTGAAAAAATAATTAATCGTAATATTGCCAATAAGTCTATGGGAGAAATTATGCAAGCTGTTGCTGAAAGTTTTCTTGGTGCTAAGTATACTGCTGGCTTATTAGATCAGCATGAGCAAGAAACTTTAATAATCTCTCTTGAACAATTTGATTGTTTATTGTTCGTTGAAACTGTATTAGCACTTTCTCGTAACATTGCTTTACAAGACTATAGCTATCAAAATTTTGAACAGCATATCATTGATCAAAGATATTGGAATGGCACTCTAAATGGGTATTGCAGTCGTTTACATTATTTTTCTGAATGGATTTATGATAATCAAAAAAGACAAAATATTAAAGATATTTCTGCTTCTCTTGGTGGCGTATTGCAGTCTAAAAAGCTTGACTTTATGAGTAAGCATCGTAATTTATATCCACGTTTAATTACTAATAATGCTAACTATCAATGTATTGTTGAAATGGAATCAAATTTAACAAAAGAAAATATTCCAACCTACTATATTTCTAAACAACATATTAAAAATATTTATAAGCAGTTACAACCAGGAGATATAATTGGTGTTACTACTAATATTACTGGTCTTGATGTTACTCATACAGGTTTAGTCTATTATACTCCTAATGGTACAATTGGACTGATCCATGCTTCTCCTATTGGTAAAGTTACAATTGCACCTGATCTACAAGATTATGTTGAAAAAGTCCTAAATTCTACAGGTATTGTAGTGGCTAGAGTAATAGATCCAAGATCTAATCACTTAAATCAAGACAGCAATTTTCATTGATCTAATAATTACAACCACTGGTATTTCTATTTATTTTTAGCCATTCTTGAGCTAAATTTGTCTCTCCTGGAAATATTTTTCTTTCTCTTAATTCAGGATGTCTTTGATAAAAAAGATAATCAACTATAGCTTCACAATTTCTAATTTTTAGCCATTCTTGTTTTAAAAAAGTTTCGTCAGCACTAATCTTTCTTCCTCTCAACTCAGGATATCGGCTATAAAAAGTTCTGTCGGCTAATTTATCTATTTGAGCTTGCGGATTATTTATATTAATGGTTTCTTGCTTATGAGAAGATGGAATACTAATATTTGTTTCCATTCTAATTGAATCTTCCAATTGCTGTTGGGCTTTTTTTGTGGCTATAATAGCTGCTTGTCTAACTTTTTCTGCTTCTTCTTTTTCTCTTTGGGCTTTAATTTGTTCTTGTCTAGCTTTTTCTATCTCCTCTTGAGCTTGATAGGCTGCTTGTCTTGCTAATTCTTGTAATCTTGCTTGTTGCGCTTCCTGTTTAATTTGTTGTGCTTGCTGTTGAGCTAAATTTTTTAGTCTTATTTCTTCTGCTTGTTTGCTCAAACTATAATTAATAATTAATGCAGTAGCACTCACACAACTAAAGATAATCCCTATAATAAATAGATGCTTACTTGTAATTTTATTATCGCTATTAACAGTAGAATTGAATTGTTGATTTAAGTTATGTTGCGGTTGACTGTTAATCTTGTTATTTACGCTCGTCGATATTTCTTGTAGATGCTCAACTGAGTTACTGTTATCAGGAGAAAACTCAGATTTTAATTCTTCTAATTCTTGCTGTTGTCGTTCATATTCTTCTTGCTGACTTTTTAATCGCTCCAGCTTTTTTATTTTCTTTTCTAATAGCTTTTTATGTTCTAGTCTTTCAATAGGATCGCTAACTTGAGTTTCTATTTCTTTTAGTTGTTTTTCCAATAGTTTAATATCTCTGGCAATTTTCAATACTGACATAAAATATAAGTCGTGTTAGATATATAATTTTATTATCTGTATTTATTAATTAGTTTCCAAGAAGATAAATCACAAGCTAATAAGATAGCGATCGCTTTGTACTTTTTCTAAAAATACAGTAAATTATGCTGCTTTTGGTAATTTAAAATAACAGTAGCATTGTGTTTTTCAAGTGATGATAATAGGTTATTATCAAATTGTTCAGGTGTATAAATTGGATGATACCAAGGTTGTTTATTAAAATATTGCTGCAACCCAATTAAATTAAATTTTCTTCCATGACGTGCATATATTTCATTTCTCATAATGTCCAATTCCCAAGGTGTTTGATTAATTAAATCTGCTGGGGTAACTTTTCTTTCTGAAAGAAATAGGTACTTTGGAACAGTATTATCTATATCTAAATTCAAGCCTTGAATTTGTGCTTGTGCTTCTGGTTGTACTTTAATAGCTTGTTGTGCTTGCTGTTGAGCTAAATTTTTTAGTCTTATTTCTTCTGCTTGTTTGCTCAAACTATAATTAATAATTAATGCAGTAGCACTCACACAACTAAAGATAATCCCTATAATAAATAGATGCTTACTTGTAATTTTATTATCGCTATTAACAGTAGAATTGAATTGTTGATTTAAGTTATGTTGCGGTTGACTGTTAATCTTGTTATTTACGCTCGTCGATATTTCTTGTAGATGCTCAACTGAGTTACTGTTATCAGGAGAAAACTCAGATTTTAATTCTTCTAATTCTTGCTGTTGTCGTTCATATTCTTCTTGCTGACTTTTTAATCGCTCCAGCTTTTTTATTTTCTTTTCTAATAGCTTTTTATGTTCTAGTCTTTCAATAGGATCGCTAACTTGAGTTTCTATTTCCCTTAGTTGTTTTTCCAATAGTTTAAGCTCTTTGGCGATTTTCAATACTGACATAAAATATAAGCCGTGTTATATATATAATTTTATTATCTGTATTTACTAATTAGTTTCCAAGAAGATAAATCACAAGGAAATAAGATAGCGATCGCTTGTTCATTTGCTCCTAATTATAATATGTTACTCTTAGCAGTTTTAAATAACAGTATTATTGTACTTTTCAATTGATAACGATTTGGTTTTTTGAGGTGTATATATTTAATTTATAATAATCTCTAATTACCAAGGTGTTTGACTGATTAAATATACTGAGGTTACTTTCCTTATTAAGAAAAATAATTATTTGGGAACAACATTATTTAAACTTTAATAGCTATTTGGGTTTCCTATTTAACTTGTTGAGTTTCTTTTATTTCCCCTTCATTTATTGTTTGTGGAGTCAAATTAAAATTAATAATTAAAGCAGTTGCGATCGCATAACTAACGATAATCCCTATAATAATCGAATACTTGCGTTTAATTTTAGGATTAGGTGAAGCAACATAATCTAATTGTTGATTAAAATTGGGTTGTGGGGGAGTATTAATACGCTTACTTGCGATCGGCGCGCTTTTTTGTTTTGAAATAACTGAGTAACTATTATCCTGAAAAAACTCAGATTTTAAATCTTCTAACTCTTGCTGACTTTTATATTGTGTTAGTTTTTTTATTTTCTTTTCTAATAGCTTTTTTTGTTCAAGTCTTTCGATAGGATCGCTAATCTTGCTTGGTAATTCACTTAGTTGTTTTTCTAATAATTCAATGTCTCGTTGTATTTTTGATACTGACATAAGCTGTTACGCATTTAAATTACTGGTTGAGAAAGGAGTGGCTGAGTCAGGAGTCTAGATAAGGGTTTCAATCTGATTTTCTAAAAGAATAGTATGCAATTTAAATACGCTATAAGCTTATTCAATAAACAATTTTCTTATCTAGGAACATCATTTAAATTATTGATCTTTTTGAACTGCATAACAGAAACGCCCAATAGTTTTTGTCGCCTCATCCATAGAATTAAATGTCATATTTCTAAGACTATTCATAAAGTTAGATAAGTTAGCGGTTTTTCCGCCATCATCTCCACTATTTGTATTCCATTCACTCCACCAGTTAGGCTTTTGTAAATCTTTAGCAACCACATCTACTTTAAAGTAGTAAATATTAGCTTCAGAAATCACATCAGGATTAATAGTTGTGAAAAATTTTAGTTTATTTTCGGCAATTTCCCACT
Coding sequences:
- a CDS encoding serine/threonine protein kinase gives rise to the protein MSVLKIAKELKLLEKQLREIETQVSDPIERLEHKKLLEKKIKKLERLKSQQEEYERQQQELEELKSEFSPDNSNSVEHLQEISTSVNNKINSQPQHNLNQQFNSTVNSDNKITSKHLFIIGIIFSCVSATALIINYSLSKQAEEIRLKNLAQQQAQQAIKVQPEAQAQIQGLNLDIDNTVPKYLFLSERKVTPADLINQTPWELDIMRNEIYARHGRKFNLIGLQQYFNKQPWYHPIYTPEQFDNNLLSSLEKHNATVILNYQKQHNLLYF